The region CGAGGTCCTGCTCGCGGCGCCGTCGGGCTCGCTGGACTACTGGAGCGGGCGGCTCACCGAGCGCGGGGTCGAGGTCGCGGACGCCGAGGTGCTGGACCGCCGCCGGTTGCTGTTCCGCCACCCCTGCGGCATCGAGTACGCGCTCGTCGGCGTCGACGACGACCCGCGTGTCGGCTGGACCGAGGGCGGCGTCCCCGCCGAGTACGCGATCCACGGCATCCACGGCATCGGGGTGCACGTCACGAACCCGGAGAACATGGTGGAGTTCACCACCGGCTCGCTGGCCGCCAAGGACCTGGTCGAGGAGGGGGACCGGGTCGCCCTGCAGGTCGGCTCCGCGGCCCGCGGCGGCGCCGTCGAGCTCGTGGTCAACCGCACCGACGACCCCGGGACCTGGCGGTACGGCGAGGGCACGATCCACCACTTCGCGTGGAACGCCGAGACCCTGGAGAACCAGGACGAGCTCAAGTTCGAGATCGAGGGCCTCGGCTACACCGACATCTCCGAGCTCAAGGACCGCAAGTACTTCAAGTCCGTGTACGTCCGCAGCCCGGGCGGCGCGCTGTTCGAGCTGGCCGTCACCCACGCCGAGGGCGGCTGGACCTGCGACGAGTCCCCGAAGGAGCTCGGGAGCGCGTTCCAGCTGCCGGAGCAGTTCGAGGACCGCCGCGCCGAGCTGCTGGACCAGCTGGAGCCGATCGACGTCTGACGGGGACGGTGCGCGACATCGGGATGCCCGGGGACGGGCGCCCGCGGCTCCGCCGCCCGGCCCCGGCCGCCGGCGGAGCCGCGCCTCCCCACCTGCCGCATAACCGCGGTGCAGGCGGGTAGTCCTGTCCAATGTCCGCTCACGTCGACGACGCCCTCTGGAACGAGTTCCACCGGGTCGTGAACATGACGTCCCGAGAGCTCCAGGACTGGCTCCGGACCGACGCCGCCGGCACCGACGCCGAGGTGGAGCCCGAGCACGCCGGCACCCCCAGCGGCCAGGAGGTCCTG is a window of Pseudonocardia sp. T1-2H DNA encoding:
- a CDS encoding ring-cleaving dioxygenase, giving the protein MAHLDGSHHVTMSVGSAQEDVDFHVRTLGLRFIKRTVLFDGSTPIYHLYYSNAGGDPSAVLTTFPFRQAGLMGRRGTNQAREVLLAAPSGSLDYWSGRLTERGVEVADAEVLDRRRLLFRHPCGIEYALVGVDDDPRVGWTEGGVPAEYAIHGIHGIGVHVTNPENMVEFTTGSLAAKDLVEEGDRVALQVGSAARGGAVELVVNRTDDPGTWRYGEGTIHHFAWNAETLENQDELKFEIEGLGYTDISELKDRKYFKSVYVRSPGGALFELAVTHAEGGWTCDESPKELGSAFQLPEQFEDRRAELLDQLEPIDV